In the Kribbella sp. NBC_00482 genome, one interval contains:
- a CDS encoding S41 family peptidase gives MRNDEIAAVIEQVATLVRTHYLFPEVGAAVADRLIAAGSDGRYDDLTEPEQLAERMTADLQIGNDDKHLRLIYHVDELFEEDADPVAEEAAWVRRVELNAAGMARAERLAGNVGVLEIRPTLFDPKYAAAAAAGAMAMLWATDALLLDLRGCRGGSPDMVALVCSYLFEDEPVHLNDLVTPSAGTVRQYWTVPQLVGPRFGGTKPIWVLTSSSTTFSAAEELTYNLQQRGRAVVVGERTRGGAHPREGFTVHPHLEASVPIARAVNPMSGTNWEGVGISPDLEVPADEAFAVAYGRALDHVVGLQAGPGRREVTEEARAALADLQIAPTS, from the coding sequence ATGCGCAACGACGAGATCGCGGCAGTCATCGAGCAGGTCGCCACGCTGGTCCGGACCCACTACCTGTTCCCCGAGGTGGGGGCGGCGGTCGCTGACCGGCTGATCGCGGCCGGGTCGGACGGGCGGTACGACGACCTGACCGAGCCGGAGCAGCTGGCCGAACGGATGACCGCCGATCTCCAGATCGGCAACGACGACAAGCATCTGCGGCTGATCTACCACGTGGACGAGTTGTTCGAGGAGGATGCCGACCCGGTCGCCGAGGAGGCGGCCTGGGTACGACGGGTCGAGCTGAACGCAGCCGGGATGGCGCGGGCGGAGCGGCTGGCCGGCAATGTCGGCGTACTGGAGATCCGGCCGACGCTCTTCGACCCGAAGTACGCGGCTGCCGCGGCCGCCGGTGCGATGGCGATGCTCTGGGCGACCGACGCGCTGCTCCTGGATCTGCGCGGGTGCCGAGGTGGTTCGCCGGACATGGTTGCCCTGGTGTGCAGCTACCTGTTCGAGGACGAACCGGTGCACCTGAACGACCTGGTCACCCCGTCGGCTGGGACGGTCCGGCAGTACTGGACCGTGCCGCAGTTGGTCGGCCCCCGGTTCGGCGGCACCAAACCGATCTGGGTCCTGACCTCCTCGTCGACCACGTTCTCGGCGGCCGAGGAGCTGACCTACAACCTGCAGCAACGTGGTCGCGCCGTCGTGGTCGGGGAACGCACGCGGGGCGGCGCCCATCCGCGCGAAGGTTTCACGGTCCACCCGCACCTCGAAGCGAGCGTTCCGATCGCGCGGGCGGTCAACCCGATGTCCGGTACGAACTGGGAGGGCGTCGGCATCAGCCCTGATCTTGAGGTTCCCGCCGACGAGGCGTTCGCGGTCGCCTACGGCCGGGCGTTGGATCACGTCGTCGGTCTGCAGGCCGGGCCTGGCAGGCGTGAGGTCACCGAGGAGGCTCGTGCGGCGCTCGCCGACCTGCAGATCGCTCCCACCAGCTGA
- the pgeF gene encoding peptidoglycan editing factor PgeF, producing the protein MFGYDEVLSAARFAFTDRFGGASRPPYGALNLGSASGPDVDGVIANFGLIAAEFGVPSDHVVRVSQVHGRDVHVVRPDDALPTQPMPKADALVTTRSDVVLAVRAADCLPVLLSGDGVIGAAHSGRKGMYVGIVPATVDAMRELGSSTITAVLGPYACGNCYEVPEEMRAEVAERVPASYSETTWGTPAIDVAAGVKAQLAELGVEVIDATACTIESENLYSYRREGPESGRMAGLIKLVAP; encoded by the coding sequence GTGTTCGGTTACGACGAGGTTCTTTCCGCTGCCCGCTTCGCGTTCACCGATCGGTTCGGGGGTGCCAGCAGGCCGCCGTACGGCGCATTGAATCTGGGGAGTGCATCGGGTCCGGATGTGGACGGGGTGATCGCGAACTTCGGGCTGATCGCGGCCGAGTTCGGGGTGCCCTCGGACCACGTGGTGCGGGTCAGTCAGGTGCACGGCCGCGACGTTCACGTCGTACGGCCGGACGACGCACTGCCCACCCAGCCGATGCCGAAGGCGGACGCTCTGGTGACGACGCGATCCGATGTGGTGCTGGCGGTGCGCGCGGCTGACTGCCTGCCGGTGCTGTTGTCCGGTGACGGCGTGATCGGCGCCGCGCACTCCGGCCGCAAGGGAATGTACGTCGGCATCGTCCCGGCGACCGTCGACGCGATGCGGGAGCTCGGCTCGTCGACGATCACCGCGGTCCTCGGACCGTATGCGTGCGGGAACTGCTACGAGGTCCCTGAGGAGATGCGGGCCGAGGTCGCGGAGCGGGTGCCGGCGTCGTACTCCGAGACGACGTGGGGGACACCCGCGATCGACGTCGCCGCCGGTGTGAAGGCTCAGCTGGCCGAGCTCGGTGTCGAGGTGATCGACGCGACCGCCTGCACGATCGAGTCCGAGAACCTGTACTCGTACCGCCGCGAAGGTCCGGAGAGCGGGCGGATGGCGGGCCTGATCAAGCTGGTCGCACCGTGA
- a CDS encoding YggS family pyridoxal phosphate-dependent enzyme: MSTRADELRQNLEQVQERIEKACQAAGRAWDEVTLVAITKTFPVSDVRALAGLGIQDVGENREQELKSKAPECPDLTWHFVGQLQSKKSRSIARYASVVHSVDRPSLVEALSKAAVAEEKTLRCLIQVSLAAYGSADAATGASRGGVAPADVPELAAEIAGADGLELGGVMAVAPLGSDPENAFAGLREVASRLRSEHPGADWISAGMTGDLEAAIKHGATHVRLGRALLGTRSLLG; encoded by the coding sequence GTGAGTACACGCGCCGACGAGCTCCGTCAGAATCTGGAGCAGGTGCAGGAACGGATCGAGAAGGCCTGTCAGGCGGCCGGGAGGGCCTGGGACGAGGTCACCCTCGTCGCGATCACCAAAACCTTCCCAGTCAGCGACGTACGGGCGCTTGCGGGCCTCGGGATCCAGGACGTCGGGGAGAACCGCGAGCAGGAGCTCAAGTCCAAGGCGCCGGAGTGCCCGGACCTCACCTGGCACTTCGTCGGTCAGTTGCAGTCGAAGAAGTCCCGTTCGATCGCGCGGTACGCCTCGGTCGTGCACTCTGTCGACCGGCCGTCACTCGTCGAAGCCTTGTCCAAGGCCGCGGTCGCCGAGGAGAAGACGTTGCGCTGCCTGATCCAGGTGAGCCTCGCGGCGTACGGATCCGCGGACGCGGCGACCGGCGCGAGCCGGGGCGGTGTCGCGCCCGCCGACGTACCGGAACTGGCCGCGGAGATCGCCGGTGCCGACGGCCTCGAACTCGGGGGAGTGATGGCCGTCGCACCCCTCGGATCGGACCCGGAGAATGCCTTCGCCGGACTGCGCGAAGTAGCGTCGCGACTACGCTCCGAACACCCTGGCGCGGACTGGATCTCGGCCGGGATGACCGGCGATCTGGAGGCCGCGATCAAGCACGGTGCGACACACGTACGGCTCGGGCGTGCATTACTCGGTACGCGCTCTCTGCTGGGTTAG
- a CDS encoding cell division protein SepF, which translates to MSGALRKMGVYLGLVEDGERYNARYDDEYDDYDDETVDEVDGDSQEAEPVPAGRESREPREYREERQDQSGATVSKFPDRRGVASSPEVTELARITTVHPRSYNEARVIGEHFRDGTPVIMNLTEMDHSDAKRLVDFAAGLIFCCRGSIERITTKVFLVCPPNVTVAAEEKEKIAADGFYNQS; encoded by the coding sequence ATGAGCGGCGCACTGCGCAAGATGGGTGTGTACCTCGGCTTGGTCGAGGACGGGGAGCGCTACAACGCGCGGTACGACGACGAGTACGACGACTACGACGACGAGACGGTCGACGAGGTCGACGGGGACTCCCAGGAGGCCGAGCCGGTACCCGCCGGCCGGGAGAGCCGCGAGCCTCGCGAATATCGCGAGGAGCGTCAGGATCAGAGCGGCGCCACGGTCAGCAAGTTCCCAGACCGGCGCGGTGTCGCGTCGTCCCCGGAGGTTACCGAGTTGGCCCGCATCACCACCGTGCACCCGCGCAGCTACAACGAGGCGCGCGTCATCGGTGAGCACTTCCGCGACGGTACGCCCGTCATCATGAACCTGACCGAGATGGACCACTCCGACGCCAAGCGGCTGGTGGACTTCGCGGCCGGCCTGATCTTCTGCTGCCGGGGCTCGATCGAGCGGATCACGACCAAGGTGTTCCTGGTCTGCCCGCCGAACGTCACGGTGGCCGCCGAGGAGAAGGAAAAGATCGCTGCGGACGGGTTCTACAACCAGAGCTGA
- a CDS encoding YggT family protein, producing MDALALVLIVLYWVLLAFFLVLVARFVLSLIVMFAPQWHPKGPLLLFFELIYSITDPFLKPLRRILPPIGAGGIRIDLSMLMLFVMVSVAMAINSTALRSL from the coding sequence ATGGATGCTCTAGCGCTCGTCCTCATCGTTCTGTACTGGGTACTGCTCGCCTTCTTCCTGGTGCTGGTGGCGCGGTTCGTACTCAGTCTGATCGTCATGTTCGCTCCGCAGTGGCACCCCAAGGGGCCGTTGCTGCTGTTCTTCGAGCTGATCTACTCGATCACGGACCCGTTCCTGAAGCCGCTGCGGCGGATTCTGCCCCCGATCGGGGCGGGTGGGATCCGGATCGACCTGTCGATGCTGATGCTGTTCGTCATGGTGTCGGTGGCGATGGCGATCAACTCGACGGCCCTTCGGTCGTTGTAA
- a CDS encoding DivIVA domain-containing protein — MPLTPDDVRSKQFTPVRLREGYDVTEVDSFLDEVEAELERLLAENEELRAKLAAAQRAGADQQRPVDQTAALPPVVQQPKPPVVVEKPEEKPPVVAAPTAAAAAGTVGDASSSAVRLLEMATKHSDDLVQEAKDTADKIIGEARAKAERLENEARGKADRMTGEARARAEKLDGEIAERRAQMLGTLEKQKGQLERTIDDLHAYEREYRSRLKTYFTEQLKALGNGDDTLSPRNGFRPEARAQAHGHGV, encoded by the coding sequence ATGCCGCTGACGCCGGATGACGTCCGCTCGAAGCAGTTCACGCCCGTCCGACTACGGGAGGGCTACGACGTCACAGAGGTCGACTCCTTCCTCGACGAGGTGGAAGCCGAGCTCGAGCGACTTCTCGCCGAGAACGAGGAGCTGCGGGCCAAGCTCGCGGCGGCTCAGCGCGCTGGTGCAGACCAGCAGCGCCCGGTCGACCAGACCGCCGCGCTGCCGCCAGTCGTGCAGCAGCCGAAGCCCCCGGTCGTGGTCGAGAAGCCCGAGGAGAAGCCGCCGGTGGTGGCCGCTCCGACCGCGGCTGCGGCGGCCGGCACGGTCGGTGACGCCTCCAGCTCCGCGGTGCGGCTGCTGGAGATGGCCACCAAGCACTCCGACGACCTGGTCCAGGAGGCGAAGGACACCGCCGACAAGATCATCGGCGAGGCCCGCGCCAAGGCGGAGCGCCTGGAGAACGAGGCCCGCGGCAAGGCTGACCGGATGACCGGTGAGGCCCGCGCCCGCGCCGAGAAGCTCGACGGCGAGATCGCCGAGCGCCGCGCGCAGATGCTCGGCACGCTGGAGAAGCAGAAGGGTCAGCTCGAGCGCACGATCGACGACCTGCACGCTTACGAGCGTGAGTACCGTAGCCGCCTGAAGACGTACTTCACCGAGCAGCTGAAGGCGCTCGGCAACGGCGACGACACGCTCAGCCCGCGCAACGGCTTCCGGCCGGAGGCGCGTGCGCAGGCGCACGGTCACGGCGTCTAA
- a CDS encoding pyridoxamine 5'-phosphate oxidase family protein, translating to MVVQKEFLDRAHRIVWCTVATVGPDNRPRTRILHPIWELYDELTGWIVTRATPVKVRHLTHSSYVSCSYWEPGHEVAVADCEAEWVADAATRQRVWELYRDAPAPLGYDFWSVFPDGPSGESPALLRLTPYRLRLADVETLSGREVPLAWP from the coding sequence ATGGTTGTGCAAAAGGAGTTCCTGGACAGAGCGCATCGGATCGTCTGGTGCACGGTGGCCACGGTCGGGCCGGACAATCGGCCACGGACCCGCATCCTGCACCCGATCTGGGAGCTGTACGACGAACTGACCGGCTGGATCGTCACGCGGGCGACACCGGTGAAGGTGCGGCACCTGACGCACAGCTCGTATGTCAGCTGCAGCTACTGGGAGCCCGGTCATGAGGTCGCCGTCGCGGACTGCGAGGCGGAGTGGGTCGCGGATGCGGCGACCCGGCAACGAGTGTGGGAGCTGTACCGGGACGCTCCCGCACCACTCGGCTACGACTTCTGGAGTGTGTTCCCCGACGGTCCATCCGGGGAATCACCCGCTCTGCTGCGGCTCACGCCGTACCGGCTGCGGCTTGCTGATGTCGAGACGCTCAGCGGCCGCGAGGTTCCACTCGCCTGGCCCTGA
- a CDS encoding MarR family winged helix-turn-helix transcriptional regulator, whose amino-acid sequence MEFDPADADLSLASLFAGWALADELQRRLVGEGFADSRFADGVVFQHLVGGPVTISTLAEKLGVTQQAASKSVGDLSSRGYVSRQPDPADARARQVLLTERGEAVIAAARTHRAELDAEVRQDLGDDRVEEARLLLVELINRLGASPSLRARAVRPPR is encoded by the coding sequence GTGGAGTTCGATCCGGCTGACGCCGACCTGTCCCTGGCCTCGTTGTTCGCCGGCTGGGCGCTTGCCGACGAGTTGCAGCGACGGCTCGTCGGTGAGGGATTCGCGGACTCGCGCTTCGCGGACGGTGTGGTGTTCCAGCATCTGGTCGGCGGGCCGGTGACGATCAGCACACTCGCGGAGAAGCTGGGCGTGACCCAGCAGGCCGCGTCGAAGTCGGTCGGCGACCTCTCGAGCCGCGGTTACGTCAGCAGGCAGCCGGATCCGGCCGACGCGCGGGCTCGTCAGGTGCTCCTCACCGAACGCGGCGAGGCCGTGATCGCTGCCGCCCGCACGCATCGTGCGGAGCTGGATGCGGAAGTTCGTCAGGATCTGGGGGACGACCGCGTTGAAGAGGCGCGGTTGTTGCTGGTGGAGCTGATCAACCGGCTCGGCGCGAGCCCTTCGTTGCGGGCTCGCGCCGTCCGGCCACCTCGTTAA
- the ileS gene encoding isoleucine--tRNA ligase: MAAAHNSGTPWRQVPAQVDFPALEREVLTLWDEHDTFTKSLEQSVGGQPWTFYEGPPTANGMPGTHHIEARVFKDVFPRYRTMKGFWVERKAGWDCHGLPVEVAVEKELGFNGKADIEAYGVAEFNAKCRESVLRNVDAFNELTERMGYWVDLEHPYKTMDPEYVQSVWWSLKQIHDKGLLVEDYRITPYCPRCGTGLSDHELAQGYETVVDPSVYVRFPLTSGPLAGQASLLVWTTTPWTLVSNTAVAVHPEVEYVVATDGTESLVVAKPLLDRLGEDWTVTGEYGGREMERWTYQRPFELVPFDEPAHYVVLADYVTIEDGTGLVHQSPAFGAEDLAVSRAYNLPVVKPVDASGHFDADVPLVGGQFFKKSDETLVKDLKDRGLLFKHVPYEHPYPHCWRCHTPVMYYALPSWYIRTTQVKDALLRENEKTNWYPDSVKWGRYGDWLRNNIDWAVSRSRYWGTPLPIWRCGEDHQVCVGSLAELGELAGRDLSATDPHRPYVDDITFDCPTCGAEARRVPEVIDAWYDSGSMPFAQWGYPWAEGSKEKFAETYPADFISEAIDQTRGWFYTLMAIGTLVFDESSYRNVVCLGHIMAEDGRKMSKHLGNILEPMPLMDDHSADAVRWFMAASGSPWKARGIGPTVLNEIVRKVLLTYWNTVAFHALYARLADWSPSDAPAVADRSVLDRWLVSETHRLVRDTDEAYAAFDTQRLGLLINSFVDVLSNWYVRRSRRRFWAGDARALATLHETLEVLTRVMAPLTPFVTERVWQDVFRPVTSGLPESVHLTSFPTYDETLIDDVLAQHVSMARRVVELGRSARAEAKVKTRQPLARALVGSAAIADLSPELLREIADELNVGTVAPLSSAGADLVEFSAKGNFRELGKRFAKQTPVVAAAIAAADAGALAAALKESGTATVVVDGEDVQVGEAEVLVSERPKEGWSVVNEQGETVALDLEVTPELKQAGLAREVVRTLQEARKNAGLEVSDRIKVWLTSTDTELTDALGKHADEIAREVLAVELSQTTPLETLVDVAEGTEEDLKLTYWLTKA, from the coding sequence ATGGCGGCAGCGCACAACTCTGGCACCCCCTGGCGGCAGGTTCCCGCCCAGGTCGACTTCCCCGCGCTGGAGCGCGAGGTGCTCACCCTCTGGGACGAGCACGACACCTTCACCAAGAGCCTCGAGCAGTCGGTCGGCGGTCAGCCGTGGACGTTCTACGAGGGTCCGCCGACCGCGAACGGTATGCCCGGCACCCACCACATCGAGGCCCGCGTCTTCAAGGACGTGTTCCCGCGCTACCGGACCATGAAGGGGTTCTGGGTCGAGCGCAAGGCCGGCTGGGACTGCCACGGCCTCCCGGTCGAGGTCGCGGTCGAGAAGGAGCTCGGCTTCAACGGCAAGGCCGACATCGAGGCGTACGGCGTCGCCGAGTTCAACGCCAAGTGCCGTGAGTCCGTGCTGCGGAACGTCGACGCGTTCAACGAGCTCACCGAGCGGATGGGCTACTGGGTCGACCTCGAGCACCCGTACAAGACGATGGATCCGGAGTACGTCCAGTCGGTCTGGTGGTCGCTCAAGCAGATCCACGACAAGGGCCTGCTGGTCGAGGACTACCGGATCACGCCGTACTGCCCGCGCTGTGGCACCGGCCTGTCCGACCACGAGCTCGCGCAGGGGTACGAGACCGTCGTCGACCCGTCGGTCTACGTCCGCTTCCCGCTCACCTCGGGCCCGCTGGCCGGCCAGGCGTCGCTGCTGGTCTGGACGACGACCCCGTGGACACTCGTTTCAAACACTGCGGTCGCCGTACACCCGGAGGTCGAGTACGTCGTCGCCACCGACGGCACCGAGTCGCTGGTCGTCGCCAAGCCGCTGCTGGACCGGCTCGGCGAGGACTGGACGGTCACCGGTGAGTACGGCGGTCGCGAGATGGAGCGGTGGACGTACCAGCGGCCGTTCGAGCTCGTGCCGTTCGACGAGCCGGCGCACTACGTCGTCCTCGCGGACTACGTCACCATCGAGGACGGCACCGGTCTGGTGCACCAGTCCCCCGCGTTCGGTGCAGAGGACCTTGCCGTGTCCCGCGCGTACAACCTGCCGGTCGTGAAGCCGGTGGACGCGAGCGGTCACTTCGACGCCGACGTACCGCTGGTCGGCGGGCAGTTCTTCAAGAAGTCCGACGAGACGCTGGTCAAGGACCTGAAGGACCGCGGCCTGCTGTTCAAGCACGTGCCGTACGAGCACCCGTACCCGCACTGCTGGCGCTGCCACACGCCGGTCATGTACTACGCGCTCCCGTCCTGGTACATCCGCACCACTCAGGTGAAGGACGCCCTGCTCCGCGAGAACGAGAAGACCAACTGGTACCCGGACTCGGTCAAGTGGGGCCGGTACGGCGACTGGCTGCGCAACAACATCGACTGGGCCGTCTCCCGCTCGCGCTACTGGGGTACGCCGCTGCCGATCTGGCGCTGCGGTGAGGACCACCAGGTGTGCGTCGGATCGCTGGCGGAGCTCGGTGAACTGGCCGGCCGCGACCTGAGCGCAACCGACCCGCACCGGCCGTACGTCGACGACATCACCTTCGACTGCCCGACCTGTGGCGCCGAGGCGCGCCGCGTACCCGAGGTGATCGACGCCTGGTACGACTCGGGCTCGATGCCGTTCGCGCAGTGGGGCTACCCGTGGGCCGAGGGGTCGAAGGAGAAGTTCGCGGAGACCTACCCGGCGGACTTCATCTCCGAGGCGATCGACCAGACCCGCGGCTGGTTCTACACGCTGATGGCGATCGGCACGCTGGTGTTCGACGAATCGTCGTACCGCAACGTCGTCTGCCTCGGGCACATCATGGCCGAGGACGGCCGGAAGATGTCCAAGCACCTGGGCAACATCCTGGAGCCGATGCCGCTGATGGACGACCACAGCGCGGACGCGGTGCGCTGGTTCATGGCCGCGTCGGGGTCGCCGTGGAAGGCGCGCGGCATCGGGCCGACCGTGCTGAACGAGATCGTCCGGAAGGTGCTGCTCACCTACTGGAACACGGTCGCGTTCCACGCGCTGTACGCCCGGCTGGCCGACTGGTCGCCGAGCGATGCCCCGGCGGTCGCCGACCGTTCGGTGCTGGACCGCTGGCTGGTCAGCGAGACGCACCGGCTCGTCCGGGACACCGACGAGGCGTACGCCGCGTTCGACACCCAGCGGCTCGGTCTGCTGATCAACTCGTTCGTCGACGTGCTCTCGAACTGGTACGTCCGCCGTTCGCGCCGCCGGTTCTGGGCCGGTGACGCTCGCGCGCTGGCCACCTTGCACGAGACGCTCGAAGTACTCACCCGGGTGATGGCGCCGCTGACGCCGTTCGTCACCGAGCGGGTCTGGCAGGACGTGTTCCGCCCGGTCACGTCCGGCCTGCCCGAGTCGGTGCACCTGACGAGCTTCCCGACGTACGACGAGACGCTGATCGACGACGTACTGGCGCAGCACGTGTCGATGGCGCGCCGGGTCGTCGAGCTCGGGCGGTCGGCCCGCGCCGAGGCGAAGGTGAAGACGCGACAGCCGCTGGCCCGTGCACTGGTCGGGTCGGCCGCGATCGCGGACCTCTCCCCCGAGCTGCTGCGGGAGATCGCCGACGAGCTCAACGTGGGCACGGTCGCGCCGTTGTCCTCGGCGGGCGCGGACTTGGTCGAGTTCTCCGCGAAGGGCAACTTCCGGGAGCTCGGCAAGCGGTTCGCCAAGCAGACCCCGGTGGTCGCGGCGGCGATCGCCGCTGCCGACGCGGGCGCGCTGGCCGCCGCACTGAAGGAGTCGGGTACGGCGACCGTCGTGGTCGACGGCGAGGACGTCCAGGTCGGCGAGGCAGAGGTGCTGGTATCCGAGCGGCCGAAGGAAGGCTGGTCGGTGGTCAACGAGCAGGGCGAGACCGTAGCCCTCGACCTCGAGGTCACGCCGGAACTCAAGCAGGCCGGCCTGGCCCGCGAGGTGGTCCGCACCCTGCAGGAGGCCCGGAAGAACGCCGGCCTCGAGGTGTCGGACCGGATCAAGGTCTGGCTGACCTCGACCGACACCGAGCTGACCGATGCCCTCGGCAAGCACGCCGACGAGATCGCCCGCGAGGTCCTCGCCGTCGAACTCAGCCAGACGACGCCGCTCGAGACGCTCGTCGACGTTGCCGAAGGCACCGAAGAGGACCTGAAACTCACCTACTGGCTCACCAAGGCTTAA
- a CDS encoding TraR/DksA family transcriptional regulator, whose protein sequence is MKTNENRTPATAPAKSAAHTAETFKVKPGEEPWTAAELAELRAELEGEVEHLTQEIKDAEQEIAGLFRDGSDGAGNDQADVGSTTLERYHELTLANNARDMLNQIEFALTRIDDGTYGVCDNCGNAIGKGRLQAFPRATLCVSCKERQERR, encoded by the coding sequence ATGAAGACGAACGAGAACAGGACCCCGGCGACGGCGCCGGCGAAGTCCGCAGCGCATACGGCCGAGACCTTCAAGGTGAAGCCGGGCGAGGAGCCGTGGACCGCTGCCGAGCTGGCCGAGCTGCGTGCGGAGCTGGAGGGTGAGGTCGAGCACCTCACGCAGGAGATCAAGGACGCCGAGCAGGAGATCGCGGGCCTGTTCCGGGACGGCAGCGACGGCGCCGGCAACGACCAGGCGGACGTCGGCTCCACGACCCTCGAGCGGTACCACGAGCTGACGCTGGCCAACAACGCCCGCGACATGCTCAACCAGATCGAGTTCGCGCTGACCCGGATCGACGACGGCACGTACGGCGTCTGCGACAACTGCGGCAACGCGATCGGCAAGGGTCGGCTGCAGGCGTTCCCGCGTGCGACACTGTGCGTCTCATGCAAAGAACGCCAGGAACGCCGCTGA
- the lspA gene encoding signal peptidase II → MQRTPGTPLNDNASSHQVEDADSPEPADDPSAGSPSSPAGHSWKWTVVFGGVGLLILILDQVTKAIALAHLTPGEPVDVIGSLLKFNLIRNSGAAFSLGAGYTPYIAAVQITVALGVVYLSRKLGSAGWAVAFGLLFGGAVGNILDRIFREPSPFHGHVVDFLQTPHWAIFNVADMAVTSAAVLLVIQTLRGIRLDGTREHRQ, encoded by the coding sequence ATGCAAAGAACGCCAGGAACGCCGCTGAACGACAACGCCTCGTCCCACCAGGTGGAGGACGCAGACTCACCGGAACCGGCCGACGACCCGTCGGCCGGTTCTCCGTCGTCGCCGGCCGGTCACTCCTGGAAATGGACTGTTGTTTTCGGCGGGGTCGGACTGCTGATTCTGATCCTGGACCAGGTGACCAAGGCGATTGCCTTGGCGCATCTGACGCCTGGGGAACCGGTGGACGTGATCGGTTCGCTGCTCAAGTTCAACCTGATCCGGAACTCCGGTGCCGCGTTCAGCCTCGGCGCCGGCTACACGCCGTACATCGCCGCGGTCCAGATCACCGTGGCGCTCGGCGTCGTCTACCTGTCCCGCAAGCTCGGGTCGGCGGGCTGGGCGGTCGCGTTCGGCCTGCTGTTCGGCGGCGCGGTCGGGAACATCCTGGACCGGATCTTCCGGGAGCCGTCGCCGTTCCACGGGCACGTGGTCGACTTCCTGCAGACCCCGCACTGGGCGATCTTCAACGTCGCGGACATGGCCGTGACGTCGGCCGCCGTACTGCTGGTGATCCAGACGCTGCGCGGAATCAGGCTCGACGGGACCAGGGAGCATCGGCAGTGA
- a CDS encoding RluA family pseudouridine synthase: MVPDGLAGERLDAALSRLFGVSRTKAAELIESGLVQVDGATAPKSSRVTAGVMLDVELPAPPSEVTVVPETVDNLRIVYDDDEIVVVDKPVGVAAHPSPGWTGPTVIGHLAGAGFNISTSGAAERKGIVHRLDVGTSGLMVVAKTEYAYTVLKRAFKERTVKKIYHALVQGHPDPFTGTVDAPIDRHPHHDYKFGVVAGGKPSITHYETLEAFRYGTLLEITLETGRTHQIRVHMSAIGHPCCGDLTYGADPVLAERLGLTRQWLHAMRLGFAHPGTGEYVEFTSKYPEDLDQALDLLVDAQ, encoded by the coding sequence ATGGTGCCCGACGGTCTCGCGGGCGAGCGGCTGGACGCAGCCCTGTCGCGGCTGTTCGGTGTCTCCCGGACGAAGGCCGCCGAGCTGATCGAGTCCGGCCTGGTCCAGGTCGACGGGGCCACGGCGCCGAAGTCGTCCCGGGTCACCGCCGGCGTGATGCTCGACGTCGAGCTGCCGGCGCCGCCGTCGGAGGTGACCGTCGTACCGGAGACCGTCGACAACCTGCGGATCGTGTACGACGACGACGAGATCGTCGTCGTGGACAAGCCGGTCGGCGTCGCCGCGCACCCGTCGCCCGGCTGGACCGGCCCGACCGTGATCGGGCACCTGGCCGGTGCGGGCTTCAACATCTCCACGAGCGGCGCGGCCGAGCGCAAGGGCATCGTGCACCGGCTGGACGTCGGGACGTCCGGGCTGATGGTGGTCGCGAAGACGGAGTACGCGTACACCGTCCTGAAGCGCGCCTTCAAGGAGCGCACGGTCAAGAAGATCTACCACGCGCTCGTGCAGGGTCATCCCGACCCGTTCACCGGTACGGTCGACGCGCCGATCGACCGGCACCCGCACCACGACTACAAGTTCGGCGTGGTGGCCGGCGGGAAGCCGAGCATCACGCACTACGAGACCCTCGAGGCGTTCCGGTACGGGACCCTCCTGGAGATCACCCTCGAGACCGGCCGCACCCACCAGATCCGCGTCCACATGTCCGCGATCGGGCACCCGTGCTGCGGCGACCTGACGTACGGCGCCGACCCGGTCCTCGCCGAACGCCTCGGCCTCACCCGCCAATGGCTGCACGCGATGCGCCTGGGCTTCGCCCACCCCGGCACGGGCGAGTACGTCGAGTTCACCTCGAAGTACCCCGAAGACCTCGACCAGGCGCTCGACCTCCTCGTCGACGCCCAGTAA